Below is a window of Rhodopseudomonas sp. P2A-2r DNA.
AGGCGCCGAGCGTCCCTATGCCGTCAACGGCATCTCGATCGACCTGATCCCCGGCGAAATCGTCTGCGTGGTCGGCGAGTCCGGCTCCGGCAAGTCCATGTGCGCCCATGCGCTGATGGGCCTGTTGCCCGACAGCGTCAGAACCGAGACCGGTGCGATCCTGCTCGAGGGCAAAGACTTGCTGAAGCTCGACGAGGACGGCTGGCGCGACGTGCGCGGTCGCCGCATCGCCATGGTGTTTCAGGAGCCGATGACCGCCCTCAATCCGTTGATGCGCATCGGCGAACAGATGATGGAAATGTTCGAGGCCCATGGCCTGCTGACGCCGAAGGCGCGTCGCGCCAAGGCGTTGGGTCTTGCGCGCGAAGTGGGTCTGCCCGATCCCGAACGCATCGTTCGCGCCTATCCGCATCAATTGTCCGGCGGCCAGCGCCAGCGCCATGATCGCCATGGCGCTGGCGCTGGAGCCGCGGTGCTGGTGGCCGACGAGCCGACCACCGCGCTCGACGTCACAACGCAGGCGCAGATTTTGAAGCTGATCCGCGACCTGCAGCGTCGTCGCAACATGGCGGTGATGTTCATCACCCACGATTTCGGTGTGGTCGCCGATATCGCCGACCGAGTCGTCGTGCTGCGGCATGGCCAGGTCGTGGAGGAGGGCAGCGCCGCGGAGGTGCTGACCCGGCCGCAGCACGCCTACACCAAGGCGCTGCTCGCCGCGGTGCCGTCGATGCATCCGCCGGTGCGCGCGCCGCTCGATGGTCGCGACAAGGCGGTGGAGGTGATCGGCCTCGACAAGACCTATGTCACCTCCGGCGGCTGGTTCAGGCCCGACCGCAAGGTGCAGGCCGCCAATGAAGTCAGTTTCGCGATCCTCAAGGGCGAGACTCTCGGCCTGGTCGGCGAGTCCGGCTCCGGCAAGTCATCGGTGGCGCGGCTGGTGATGCGGCTGATCGAAGCCGACCGGGGGACCGTGCGGATCGGCGATGTCGATCTGACGAAACTCGAGGGCAAGGCGCTGCGCGAGCAGCGCCACCGCATCCAGATGATTTTTCAGGACCCGTTTGCCTCGCTCAATCCGCGGCGAAAAGTCGGCAACATCATCAGCGACGGACCGATCGCCCATGGCACCGAGCCGAAGGCGGCGATGCAGCGCGCCCGCGACCTGCTCGGCATGGTCGGCCTCGATGCCGGCGCCATGGAGCGCTATCCGCATGAATTCTCGGGCGGGCAGCGCCAGCGCATCGGCATTGCCCGCGCGCTGGCGCTCGATCCGGAAATCATCGTCGCCGATGAAGCGGT
It encodes the following:
- a CDS encoding ABC transporter ATP-binding protein; its protein translation is MTATPAVSIKDLKIALPEGAERPYAVNGISIDLIPGEIVCVVGESGSGKSMCAHALMGLLPDSVRTETGAILLEGKDLLKLDEDGWRDVRGRRIAMVFQEPMTALNPLMRIGEQMMEMFEAHGLLTPKARRAKALGLAREVGLPDPERIVRAYPHQLSGGQRQRHDRHGAGAGAAVLVADEPTTALDVTTQAQILKLIRDLQRRRNMAVMFITHDFGVVADIADRVVVLRHGQVVEEGSAAEVLTRPQHAYTKALLAAVPSMHPPVRAPLDGRDKAVEVIGLDKTYVTSGGWFRPDRKVQAANEVSFAILKGETLGLVGESGSGKSSVARLVMRLIEADRGTVRIGDVDLTKLEGKALREQRHRIQMIFQDPFASLNPRRKVGNIISDGPIAHGTEPKAAMQRARDLLGMVGLDAGAMERYPHEFSGGQRQRIGIARALALDPEIIVADEAVSALDVSVQAQVLALLEDLKARLGLSMLFITHDLRVAAQICDRIAVMQRGVIVELKPTAQLFAAPEHPYTRELLAAVPGQSAPPQAA